From Schistocerca gregaria isolate iqSchGreg1 unplaced genomic scaffold, iqSchGreg1.2 ptg000883l, whole genome shotgun sequence, the proteins below share one genomic window:
- the LOC126324058 gene encoding uncharacterized protein LOC126324058 yields the protein MPLINEFDVFSGLRREENGKIISEYNYTHTVVDTSGPKPKLVPLSTKYTFKVDMHVPKLGVMIVGLGGNNGSTVVASCIANKEKITWETKNGVEVANYYGSLTQASTVRVGQNERGEDVYVPMNRLLPMVDPNDIVWGGWDINSADMAEAMARAKVLDYDLQKKLKPKLQGMVPLPSVYEPDYIAQNQSDRADNLLQAKGKWDVVEELRKNIRDFKSSSGVDKVIVIWSANTERYSEVISGLNDTAEALLSSIKKNESEIAPSILFAVASILEGVSYINGSPQNTFVPGVIDLAEKNHVFIGGNDFKSGQTKLKSVLVDFLVGAGIKPVSIVSYNHLGNNDGKNLSQEEQFRSKEISKSSVIDDMVESNGILYGPNEHPDHVIIIKYVPAVGDSKRAMDEYVSKIFMGGTNTIALHNTCEDSLLAAPLIIDLVVLTELMERITYKTADMETFEHFHPVLSILSYLFKAPSVPHGVPVVNSLPRQRSAIENFLRICAGIPVESSLDLEHRTGKIVSNPLCLKN from the exons ATGCCATTGATCAACGAGTTTGATGTTTTCAGCGGTCTTAGACGTGAGGAGAATGGTAAGATCATTTCGGAATACAATTATACACATACAGTAGTGGACACCTCTGGTCCAAAACCCAAGCTTGTTCCCCTGTCCACCAAGTACACGTTCAAAGTGGACATGCACGTCCCGAAGCTAGG TGTTATGATCGTGGGGTTAGGAGGAAACAATGGATCGACCGTAGTGGCGTCTTGCATTGCAAACAAAGAG aAAATTACGTGGGAGACGAAGAACGGCGTTGAGGTAGCGAACTACTACGGCTCATTGACGCAGGCGTCGACGGTGAGAGTGGGCCAGAACGAGAGAGGCGAAGACGTTTACGTGCCGATGAACAGGCTGCTGCCAATG GTGGACCCCAACGATATCGTGTGGGGTGGATGGGACATAAACAGTGCCGACATGGCGGAGGCGATGGCCAGAGCGAAGGTGTTAGATTACGACTTGCAGAAGAAGTTGAAGCCCAAGTTGCAGGGGATGGTGCCGTTGCCGTCCGTGTATGAACCTGATTACATAGCGCAGAATCAGAGCGACAGAGCGGATAACTTGTTGCAGGCAAAGGGCAAGTGGGACGTGGTCGAGGAGTTGAGAAAGAACATAAGGGATTTCAAGTCTTCCAGCGGCGTGGACAAGGTGATTGTAATATGGTCGGCAAACACTGAGAGGTATTCTGAAGTGATCAGCGGGTTGAATGACACCGCAGAGGCGTTGCTGTCAAGCATCAAGAAAAATGAATCCGAGATTGCGCCGTCAATTTTGTTTGCGGTTGCTTCTATTTTAGAAGGTGTGAGTTATATTAACGGATCTCCACAGAACACGTTCGTCCCTGGAGTCATCGACTTGGCAGAAAAGAACCACGTCTTCATCGGAGGCAATGATTTCAAGAGTGGACAGACCAAGTTGAAGTCTGTGTTGGTTGACTTTTTGGTTGGTGCAGGTATCAAGCCGGTATCAATTGTATCTTATAACCATTTAGGAAATAACGATGGTAAAAACCTATCTCAAGAAGAACAGTTCCGATCTAAAGAGATCTCCAAGTCTTCAGTGATCGATGACATGGTCGAGTCGAATGGGATTCTGTATGGGCCGAATGAGCACCCTGACCACGTCATCATCATCAAATATGTCCCTGCCGTCGGAGATTCGAAACGTGCCATGGACGAATACGTCTCCAAAATTTTTATGGGCGGCACCAACACGATTGCCCTTCACAACACTTGTGAAGACTCTCTTCTCGCTGCGCCTCTCATCATCGACTTGGTCGTATTGACGGAGCTGATGGAACGCATCACCTACAAGACTGCAGATATGGAGACTTTCGAACACTTCCATCCTGTTCTCTCTATTCTGTCTTATCTGTTCAAGGCGCCTTCTGTCCCTCACGGCGTGCCCGTTGTCAACTCTCTACCTCGACAGCGCTCTGCTATTGAAAACTTCCTTCGTATTTGCGCGGGCATCCCCGTAGAGAGCAGTCTGGATCTCGAGCACCGAACCGGCAAAATCGTCTCTAACCCTCTCTGCCTGAAAAACTAA
- the LOC126324019 gene encoding potassium voltage-gated channel subfamily D member 1-like, producing MDLSNQRIKLNIGGSKFEVSASTLQRYPNSLLGKMFSPSQLHTIKPDANGEFFFDRNGRLFEFILEFYRSGTLEMPSDLSKKQVLKELEYWQISPSYLEVPKSTSRGYVPVSENGEAADEELDDFSELSPQEQFQKANRLVHRQDVDLIYRGISVLLALLDYLDNAEEESTHVASQQPDALTHTNVLFCIALGYYRLGKLSKAKEYIRRLETGSDDQRLLSIIKTLVEDTSASYTRCGLLLLSLTGLACVVLGKSWWNRRCV from the exons ATGGATCTCTCCAACCAACGTATCAAGCTGAATATAGGCGGGTCTAAGTTCGAAGTCAGTGCGTCCACGCTGCAGCGTTACCCTAACTCACTGTTGGGTaaaatgttttctccctctcaattACACACCATTAAGCCAGATGCCAACGGCGAGTTTTTCTTTGACAG AAACGGCCGTTTGTTCGAATTCATCCTTGAGTTTTATCGTTCAG GAACCCTCGAAATGCCCTCTGACTTGTCAAAAAAACAAGTTTTAAAAGAGCTCGAGTACTGGCAGATCAGCCCGTCTTACCTCGAAGTGCCCAAGTCGACTTCTCGTGGATATGTCCCCGTGTCCGAAAACGGGGAGGCAGCCGACGAAGAGCTAGACGACTTCAGCGAGCTGTCGCCTCAAGAGCAGTTCCAGAAAGCCAACCGACTTGTACACCGCCAGGACGTTGATCTGATTTATCGAGGAATATCCGTTCTCCTAGCTCTATTGGACTATCTGGACAACGCAGAAGAGGAGTCCACTCACGTCGCTAGCCAACAACCGGATGCGCTCACACATACCAATGTATTGTTTTGTATAGCATTAGGCTACTATCGTTTGGGAAAGCTTTCCAAGGCTAAGGAGTACATCCGCCGCTTAGAGACAGGGTCCGACGACCAGAGGCTGTTATCGATTATAAAGACACTCGTGGAAGACACGTCGGCCAGCTACACCAGATGCGGGCTTCTCCTGTTGTCGCTTACTGGCTTGGCCTGCGTCGTGCTTGGGAAGAGTTGGTGGAACAGACGATGTGTCTGA